In Parus major isolate Abel chromosome 1, Parus_major1.1, whole genome shotgun sequence, the following proteins share a genomic window:
- the LOC107205888 gene encoding DNA repair protein complementing XP-G cells isoform X3 gives MGVQGLWKLLECTGRPINPETLEGKILAVDISIWLNQAIKGARDRGGISVRNAHLLTLFHRLCKLLFFRIRPVFVFDGEAPLLKRQTLAKRRQRKEIAINDSRKTTEKLLKTLLKRHVIKTALTGKSNEALPSITQVRRERVDDMYVLPALEDEEKNSSEEEEEKEWQMRMSQRKMLQEQLCENPYSVDIESEDFHKLPPEIKHEILTDLKELTKRRRTLFEAMPEDSNDFSQYQLRGLLKKSNLNRCIENVQKEMNQQHSGEIQTQYENEGGFVKEVESRRVVSEETSHYILIKGIQAKEAMSRDLEATAGPSSKMHDLTKLNKISESPANAKLPASDRKQTEEDDNVVAAPPSPRTLLAIRAAMVESSSEEELDAGQLNVDQFASEEGSVSPRTLRAIQQALSEDDKGEEVVTAPTDGVLSERPERKDFLLNSSDEEEQIPEVKEGTNIPTAAIHSSIQVTMQDAEFKQKGQELEKNHITPKDAGVFRNENYSAIENIRKGKEDIDKEENYSENHIAPKDISISRAETYIDNTIKDKEDVDKEENGSKNHISPNDTSISRAENYSYNNDTRNDKEDLDKEQNGSKMDLKSLGDKDMNLCLQKPRCSPEQTGIDALSCAETTDLSKNEENVKISENTQEVISQTEENISGVTRVFPGARDPKEEREGISQSEDSDSDGSFIEVDAEVSNEAEFPTKYDEEMGDEPTLPEVETDRPDVFTLDLLKKSDEVQLGNTQNAEKEADDKSAVDEWQDISLEELEELEKDLSAEQNMLQSQKQQQERVAASVTGQMFLESQELLRLFGIPYIEAPMEAEAQCAILDLTDQTSGTITDDSDVWLFGARHVYKNFFSQNKYVEYYQYADFQNELGLDRSKLINLAYLLGSDYTEGIPNVGFVTAMEILNEFPGHGLEPLLKFAEWWNEAQKSKKAKPNPHDTKVKKKLRELQLYSGFPNPAVAEAYLKPVVDESRGSFTWGRPNVEQIREFCKDHFGWTRTKIDGILLPVIKQLNLQQVKIYLWFKDSASNRFILQTRTA, from the exons ATGGGAGTTCAAGGACTTTGGAAGCTGCTTGAATGCACCGGGAGACCCATAAACCCGGAAACGCTGGAAGGGAAAATTCTTGCTGTTG ATATCAGTATTTGGTTGAACCAAGCAATAAAGGGAGCCAGAGATCGTGGTGGTATTTCTGTACGGAATGCTCACCTGCTCACTCTGTTTCATCGACTCTGCAAGTTACTGTTTTTCCGGATTCGACCCGTTTTTGTTTTTGATGGAGAGGCACCTCTTCTGAAGAGACAAACCTTG GCTAAGCGaagacaaagaaaggaaattgctATCAATGATTCCAGGAAAACTACAGAGAAACTCTTGAAAACACTTTTGAAGAGACATGTTATCAAAACTGCTCTTACAGGCAAAAg caaTGAAGCTTTGCCCAGTATTACACAAGTTCGAAGAGAAAGAGTTGATGATATGTATGTATTGCCTGCTTTAGAGGATGAAGAGAAGAATAG ctcagaggaggaggaagaaaaagaatggcAAATGAGAATGAGCCAAAGAAAGATGTTGCAA GAACAGTTATGTGAAAATCCGTATTCTGTAGATATTGAATCAGAAGATTTCCACAAGCTGcctccagaaataaaacatgagaTCTTGACTGATCTTAAAGAACTTACAAAGCGACGAAGAACATTGTTTGAAGCAATGCCAGag gaCTCCAATGACTTTTCCCAGTACCAGCTTAGGGGTTTGCTTAAAAAAAGCAACCTCAATCGGTGCATAGAAAAtgtacaaaaagaaatgaatcAACAACACTCGGGTGAAATCCAAACACAATATGAAAATGAAGGTGGTTTTGTGAAAGAAGTGGAATCAAGGAGGGTGGTCTCTGAAGAGACTTCTCACTATATTCTGATAAAGG GTATTCAAGCAAAAGAAGCTATGAGTAGAGACTTGGAAGCTACTGCAGGACCCTCATCAAAAATGCATGATTTgactaaattaaataaaatcagtgaatCTCCTGCTAATGCAAAGCTGCCTGCATCTGACAGGAAGCAGACAGAGGAAGATGACAATGTGGTGGCAGCACCCCCCTCTCCTCGGACTTTGCTTGCTATCCGGGCAGCCATGGTGGAAAGCAGCTCAGAAGAAGAACTGGATGCAGGACAATTGAACGTGGACCAATTTGCGTCAGAGGAAGGCAGTGTATCTCCAAGAACACTGCGGGCAATTCAGCAAGCTCTGAGTGAAGATGATAAAGGGGAGGAAGTTGTTACTGCTCCAACTGATGGAGTGCTGTCAGAAAGACCTgaaaggaaggattttctgCTTAATAGCTCAGATGAGGAAGAGCAGATTCCTGAAGTTAAGGAGGGAACAAACATTCCTACAGCTGCAATTCATTCATCAATCCAAGTGACTATGCAAGATGCTGAATTTAAACAAAAGGGTCAGgagttagaaaaaaatcatattacaCCCAAGGACGCTGGTGtattcagaaatgaaaattactcTGCTAttgaaaatattagaaaaggcaaagaagatatagacaaagaagaaaattattcgGAAAATCATATTGCACCCAAGGACATCAGTATATCCAGAGCTGAAACTTATATTGACAATACtataaaagacaaagaagatgtagacaaggaagaaaatggttCCAAAAATCATATTTCACCAAATGATACCAGTATATCCAgagctgaaaattattcttataATAATGATACTAGAAACGACAAAGAAGACTTAGACAAGGAACAAAATGGTTCCAAAATGGACTTAAAGTCTCTGGGAGATAAGGATATGAATTTGTGTTTGCAGAAGCCACGTTGTTCCCCTGAGCAAACTGGTATAGATGCTTTGAGTTGTGCTGAAACAACAGACCTTtctaaaaatgaggaaaatgtgaaaatttctgaaaatacccAGGAAGTAATTTCACAAACAGAGGAGAATATATCTGGGGTTACTAGAGTTTTTCCAGGAGCAAGAGATCCtaaggaggaaagagaaggcaTATCACAGTCCGAAGATAGTGATTCTGATG GAAGCTTTATTGAAGTGGATGCTGAGGTCAGTAATGAGGCTGAGTTTCCTACTAAATATGATGAAGAAATGGGTGATGAACCAACACTTCCAGAAGTGGAGACAGACAGACCTGATGTTTTCACACTGGACTTGCTGAAGAAGTCTGATGAGGTGCAGTTGGGAAACACTCAGAATGCTGAAAAAGAAGCTGATGATAAAAGTGCAGTGGATGAGTGGCAAGACATCAGTTTG GAAGAACTAGAAGAATTAGAAAAGGACCTTTCTGCTGAGCAGAATATGCTTCAGTctcaaaaacagcagcaggaacgTGTTGCTGCTTCTGTAACAGGACAGATGTTCTTGGAAAGCCAG GAGCTCCTCCGTCTGTTTGGCATTCCATATATCGAAGCTCCGATGGAGGCAGAGGCACAGTGTGCCATATTGGACCTTACTGATCAGACCTCTGGGACAATCACTGATGACAGTGatgtttggttgtttggtgCACGACATGTttataaaaatttcttcagtcaGAACAAATATGTAGAATATTATCAGTATGCTGACTTTCAGAACGAGCTAG gattggATAGAAGCAAGCTAATTAATTTGGCATACTTGCTTGGAAGTGACTACACTGAGGGCATCCCAAATGTTGGCTTTGTAACAGCGATGgagattttaaatgaatttcCTGGGCATGGCTTGGAACCTCTCTTAAAATTTGC tgaGTGGTGGAATGAGGCTCAGAAGAGTAAGAAAGCGAAGCCTAATCCACATGACACCAAAGTCAAGAAGAAACTGCGGGAGCTACAGCTTTATTCAGGTTTCCCAAATCCAGCAGTGGCAGAAGCATACCTGAAGCCTGTGGTGGATGAGTCAAGGGGTTCATTCACCTGGGGAAGGCCCAATGTAGAGCAGATCAGAGA ATTCTGCAAGGATCACTTTGGCTGGACTAGGACGAAGATAGATGGAATCCTTTTGCCTGTGATCAAACAGCTGAACTTGCAGCAGGTGAAAATCTACCTGTGGTTTAAGG ACTCAGCTTCGAATAGATTCATTCTTCAGACTAGAACAGCATGA
- the LOC107205888 gene encoding DNA repair protein complementing XP-G cells isoform X1, producing MGVQGLWKLLECTGRPINPETLEGKILAVDISIWLNQAIKGARDRGGISVRNAHLLTLFHRLCKLLFFRIRPVFVFDGEAPLLKRQTLAKRRQRKEIAINDSRKTTEKLLKTLLKRHVIKTALTGKSNEALPSITQVRRERVDDMYVLPALEDEEKNSSEEEEEKEWQMRMSQRKMLQEQLCENPYSVDIESEDFHKLPPEIKHEILTDLKELTKRRRTLFEAMPEDSNDFSQYQLRGLLKKSNLNRCIENVQKEMNQQHSGEIQTQYENEGGFVKEVESRRVVSEETSHYILIKGIQAKEAMSRDLEATAGPSSKMHDLTKLNKISESPANAKLPASDRKQTEEDDNVVAAPPSPRTLLAIRAAMVESSSEEELDAGQLNVDQFASEEGSVSPRTLRAIQQALSEDDKGEEVVTAPTDGVLSERPERKDFLLNSSDEEEQIPEVKEGTNIPTAAIHSSIQVTMQDAEFKQKGQELEKNHITPKDAGVFRNENYSAIENIRKGKEDIDKEENYSENHIAPKDISISRAETYIDNTIKDKEDVDKEENGSKNHISPNDTSISRAENYSYNNDTRNDKEDLDKEQNGSKMDLKSLGDKDMNLCLQKPRCSPEQTGIDALSCAETTDLSKNEENVKISENTQEVISQTEENISGVTRVFPGARDPKEEREGISQSEDSDSDGSFIEVDAEVSNEAEFPTKYDEEMGDEPTLPEVETDRPDVFTLDLLKKSDEVQLGNTQNAEKEADDKSAVDEWQDISLEELEELEKDLSAEQNMLQSQKQQQERVAASVTGQMFLESQELLRLFGIPYIEAPMEAEAQCAILDLTDQTSGTITDDSDVWLFGARHVYKNFFSQNKYVEYYQYADFQNELGLDRSKLINLAYLLGSDYTEGIPNVGFVTAMEILNEFPGHGLEPLLKFAEWWNEAQKSKKAKPNPHDTKVKKKLRELQLYSGFPNPAVAEAYLKPVVDESRGSFTWGRPNVEQIREFCKDHFGWTRTKIDGILLPVIKQLNLQQTQLRIDSFFRLEQHEKQAIKSQRLRRAVTCLKRKEKEADDEIQEATAVMELELKQPGKKKGEGTTGGANQAAATKVQSGKRRKHSDSRKEFLYGGGFVGNLHLSETSSDSSVEESEGRGLGKSKRRKNMSATETADHKEKKRCSSSSGEDEDLGNVVMVTAKPVFEGRKKKSRSKRGIRKKMS from the exons ATGGGAGTTCAAGGACTTTGGAAGCTGCTTGAATGCACCGGGAGACCCATAAACCCGGAAACGCTGGAAGGGAAAATTCTTGCTGTTG ATATCAGTATTTGGTTGAACCAAGCAATAAAGGGAGCCAGAGATCGTGGTGGTATTTCTGTACGGAATGCTCACCTGCTCACTCTGTTTCATCGACTCTGCAAGTTACTGTTTTTCCGGATTCGACCCGTTTTTGTTTTTGATGGAGAGGCACCTCTTCTGAAGAGACAAACCTTG GCTAAGCGaagacaaagaaaggaaattgctATCAATGATTCCAGGAAAACTACAGAGAAACTCTTGAAAACACTTTTGAAGAGACATGTTATCAAAACTGCTCTTACAGGCAAAAg caaTGAAGCTTTGCCCAGTATTACACAAGTTCGAAGAGAAAGAGTTGATGATATGTATGTATTGCCTGCTTTAGAGGATGAAGAGAAGAATAG ctcagaggaggaggaagaaaaagaatggcAAATGAGAATGAGCCAAAGAAAGATGTTGCAA GAACAGTTATGTGAAAATCCGTATTCTGTAGATATTGAATCAGAAGATTTCCACAAGCTGcctccagaaataaaacatgagaTCTTGACTGATCTTAAAGAACTTACAAAGCGACGAAGAACATTGTTTGAAGCAATGCCAGag gaCTCCAATGACTTTTCCCAGTACCAGCTTAGGGGTTTGCTTAAAAAAAGCAACCTCAATCGGTGCATAGAAAAtgtacaaaaagaaatgaatcAACAACACTCGGGTGAAATCCAAACACAATATGAAAATGAAGGTGGTTTTGTGAAAGAAGTGGAATCAAGGAGGGTGGTCTCTGAAGAGACTTCTCACTATATTCTGATAAAGG GTATTCAAGCAAAAGAAGCTATGAGTAGAGACTTGGAAGCTACTGCAGGACCCTCATCAAAAATGCATGATTTgactaaattaaataaaatcagtgaatCTCCTGCTAATGCAAAGCTGCCTGCATCTGACAGGAAGCAGACAGAGGAAGATGACAATGTGGTGGCAGCACCCCCCTCTCCTCGGACTTTGCTTGCTATCCGGGCAGCCATGGTGGAAAGCAGCTCAGAAGAAGAACTGGATGCAGGACAATTGAACGTGGACCAATTTGCGTCAGAGGAAGGCAGTGTATCTCCAAGAACACTGCGGGCAATTCAGCAAGCTCTGAGTGAAGATGATAAAGGGGAGGAAGTTGTTACTGCTCCAACTGATGGAGTGCTGTCAGAAAGACCTgaaaggaaggattttctgCTTAATAGCTCAGATGAGGAAGAGCAGATTCCTGAAGTTAAGGAGGGAACAAACATTCCTACAGCTGCAATTCATTCATCAATCCAAGTGACTATGCAAGATGCTGAATTTAAACAAAAGGGTCAGgagttagaaaaaaatcatattacaCCCAAGGACGCTGGTGtattcagaaatgaaaattactcTGCTAttgaaaatattagaaaaggcaaagaagatatagacaaagaagaaaattattcgGAAAATCATATTGCACCCAAGGACATCAGTATATCCAGAGCTGAAACTTATATTGACAATACtataaaagacaaagaagatgtagacaaggaagaaaatggttCCAAAAATCATATTTCACCAAATGATACCAGTATATCCAgagctgaaaattattcttataATAATGATACTAGAAACGACAAAGAAGACTTAGACAAGGAACAAAATGGTTCCAAAATGGACTTAAAGTCTCTGGGAGATAAGGATATGAATTTGTGTTTGCAGAAGCCACGTTGTTCCCCTGAGCAAACTGGTATAGATGCTTTGAGTTGTGCTGAAACAACAGACCTTtctaaaaatgaggaaaatgtgaaaatttctgaaaatacccAGGAAGTAATTTCACAAACAGAGGAGAATATATCTGGGGTTACTAGAGTTTTTCCAGGAGCAAGAGATCCtaaggaggaaagagaaggcaTATCACAGTCCGAAGATAGTGATTCTGATG GAAGCTTTATTGAAGTGGATGCTGAGGTCAGTAATGAGGCTGAGTTTCCTACTAAATATGATGAAGAAATGGGTGATGAACCAACACTTCCAGAAGTGGAGACAGACAGACCTGATGTTTTCACACTGGACTTGCTGAAGAAGTCTGATGAGGTGCAGTTGGGAAACACTCAGAATGCTGAAAAAGAAGCTGATGATAAAAGTGCAGTGGATGAGTGGCAAGACATCAGTTTG GAAGAACTAGAAGAATTAGAAAAGGACCTTTCTGCTGAGCAGAATATGCTTCAGTctcaaaaacagcagcaggaacgTGTTGCTGCTTCTGTAACAGGACAGATGTTCTTGGAAAGCCAG GAGCTCCTCCGTCTGTTTGGCATTCCATATATCGAAGCTCCGATGGAGGCAGAGGCACAGTGTGCCATATTGGACCTTACTGATCAGACCTCTGGGACAATCACTGATGACAGTGatgtttggttgtttggtgCACGACATGTttataaaaatttcttcagtcaGAACAAATATGTAGAATATTATCAGTATGCTGACTTTCAGAACGAGCTAG gattggATAGAAGCAAGCTAATTAATTTGGCATACTTGCTTGGAAGTGACTACACTGAGGGCATCCCAAATGTTGGCTTTGTAACAGCGATGgagattttaaatgaatttcCTGGGCATGGCTTGGAACCTCTCTTAAAATTTGC tgaGTGGTGGAATGAGGCTCAGAAGAGTAAGAAAGCGAAGCCTAATCCACATGACACCAAAGTCAAGAAGAAACTGCGGGAGCTACAGCTTTATTCAGGTTTCCCAAATCCAGCAGTGGCAGAAGCATACCTGAAGCCTGTGGTGGATGAGTCAAGGGGTTCATTCACCTGGGGAAGGCCCAATGTAGAGCAGATCAGAGA ATTCTGCAAGGATCACTTTGGCTGGACTAGGACGAAGATAGATGGAATCCTTTTGCCTGTGATCAAACAGCTGAACTTGCAGCAG ACTCAGCTTCGAATAGATTCATTCTTCAGACTAGAACAGCATGAGAAACAAGCTATTAAAAGTCAGAGACTGCGCAGAGCTGTGACTTGtctgaagagaaaggaaaaggaagcagatgATGAAATTCAGGAGGCCACCGCTGTCATGGAGCTGGAACTTAAACagcctgggaaaaagaaaggggaaggtACCACAGGTGGTGCAAATCAAGCTGCAGCAACAAAAGTACAGAGcggaaagagaagaaaacattcagattccagaaaagaatttttatatGGAGGTGGTTTTGTTGGAAATTTGCATCTTTCAGAAACTTCTAGTGACTCCTCAGTGGAGGAATCCGAAGGCAGAGGTTTAGGCAAgagcaaaaggaggaaaaacatgTCTGCAACAGAGACAGCAGaccataaagagaaaaaaaggtgcAGTAGCTCAAGTGGTGAGGATGAAGACCTGGGAAATGTAGTCATGGTGACTGCCAAACCTGTGtttgaaggcagaaaaaagaaatcacgAAGCAAGAGaggaataagaaagaaaatgtcttaa
- the LOC107205888 gene encoding DNA repair protein complementing XP-G cells isoform X2 — translation MYVLPALEDEEKNSSEEEEEKEWQMRMSQRKMLQEQLCENPYSVDIESEDFHKLPPEIKHEILTDLKELTKRRRTLFEAMPEDSNDFSQYQLRGLLKKSNLNRCIENVQKEMNQQHSGEIQTQYENEGGFVKEVESRRVVSEETSHYILIKGIQAKEAMSRDLEATAGPSSKMHDLTKLNKISESPANAKLPASDRKQTEEDDNVVAAPPSPRTLLAIRAAMVESSSEEELDAGQLNVDQFASEEGSVSPRTLRAIQQALSEDDKGEEVVTAPTDGVLSERPERKDFLLNSSDEEEQIPEVKEGTNIPTAAIHSSIQVTMQDAEFKQKGQELEKNHITPKDAGVFRNENYSAIENIRKGKEDIDKEENYSENHIAPKDISISRAETYIDNTIKDKEDVDKEENGSKNHISPNDTSISRAENYSYNNDTRNDKEDLDKEQNGSKMDLKSLGDKDMNLCLQKPRCSPEQTGIDALSCAETTDLSKNEENVKISENTQEVISQTEENISGVTRVFPGARDPKEEREGISQSEDSDSDGSFIEVDAEVSNEAEFPTKYDEEMGDEPTLPEVETDRPDVFTLDLLKKSDEVQLGNTQNAEKEADDKSAVDEWQDISLEELEELEKDLSAEQNMLQSQKQQQERVAASVTGQMFLESQELLRLFGIPYIEAPMEAEAQCAILDLTDQTSGTITDDSDVWLFGARHVYKNFFSQNKYVEYYQYADFQNELGLDRSKLINLAYLLGSDYTEGIPNVGFVTAMEILNEFPGHGLEPLLKFAEWWNEAQKSKKAKPNPHDTKVKKKLRELQLYSGFPNPAVAEAYLKPVVDESRGSFTWGRPNVEQIREFCKDHFGWTRTKIDGILLPVIKQLNLQQTQLRIDSFFRLEQHEKQAIKSQRLRRAVTCLKRKEKEADDEIQEATAVMELELKQPGKKKGEGTTGGANQAAATKVQSGKRRKHSDSRKEFLYGGGFVGNLHLSETSSDSSVEESEGRGLGKSKRRKNMSATETADHKEKKRCSSSSGEDEDLGNVVMVTAKPVFEGRKKKSRSKRGIRKKMS, via the exons ATGTATGTATTGCCTGCTTTAGAGGATGAAGAGAAGAATAG ctcagaggaggaggaagaaaaagaatggcAAATGAGAATGAGCCAAAGAAAGATGTTGCAA GAACAGTTATGTGAAAATCCGTATTCTGTAGATATTGAATCAGAAGATTTCCACAAGCTGcctccagaaataaaacatgagaTCTTGACTGATCTTAAAGAACTTACAAAGCGACGAAGAACATTGTTTGAAGCAATGCCAGag gaCTCCAATGACTTTTCCCAGTACCAGCTTAGGGGTTTGCTTAAAAAAAGCAACCTCAATCGGTGCATAGAAAAtgtacaaaaagaaatgaatcAACAACACTCGGGTGAAATCCAAACACAATATGAAAATGAAGGTGGTTTTGTGAAAGAAGTGGAATCAAGGAGGGTGGTCTCTGAAGAGACTTCTCACTATATTCTGATAAAGG GTATTCAAGCAAAAGAAGCTATGAGTAGAGACTTGGAAGCTACTGCAGGACCCTCATCAAAAATGCATGATTTgactaaattaaataaaatcagtgaatCTCCTGCTAATGCAAAGCTGCCTGCATCTGACAGGAAGCAGACAGAGGAAGATGACAATGTGGTGGCAGCACCCCCCTCTCCTCGGACTTTGCTTGCTATCCGGGCAGCCATGGTGGAAAGCAGCTCAGAAGAAGAACTGGATGCAGGACAATTGAACGTGGACCAATTTGCGTCAGAGGAAGGCAGTGTATCTCCAAGAACACTGCGGGCAATTCAGCAAGCTCTGAGTGAAGATGATAAAGGGGAGGAAGTTGTTACTGCTCCAACTGATGGAGTGCTGTCAGAAAGACCTgaaaggaaggattttctgCTTAATAGCTCAGATGAGGAAGAGCAGATTCCTGAAGTTAAGGAGGGAACAAACATTCCTACAGCTGCAATTCATTCATCAATCCAAGTGACTATGCAAGATGCTGAATTTAAACAAAAGGGTCAGgagttagaaaaaaatcatattacaCCCAAGGACGCTGGTGtattcagaaatgaaaattactcTGCTAttgaaaatattagaaaaggcaaagaagatatagacaaagaagaaaattattcgGAAAATCATATTGCACCCAAGGACATCAGTATATCCAGAGCTGAAACTTATATTGACAATACtataaaagacaaagaagatgtagacaaggaagaaaatggttCCAAAAATCATATTTCACCAAATGATACCAGTATATCCAgagctgaaaattattcttataATAATGATACTAGAAACGACAAAGAAGACTTAGACAAGGAACAAAATGGTTCCAAAATGGACTTAAAGTCTCTGGGAGATAAGGATATGAATTTGTGTTTGCAGAAGCCACGTTGTTCCCCTGAGCAAACTGGTATAGATGCTTTGAGTTGTGCTGAAACAACAGACCTTtctaaaaatgaggaaaatgtgaaaatttctgaaaatacccAGGAAGTAATTTCACAAACAGAGGAGAATATATCTGGGGTTACTAGAGTTTTTCCAGGAGCAAGAGATCCtaaggaggaaagagaaggcaTATCACAGTCCGAAGATAGTGATTCTGATG GAAGCTTTATTGAAGTGGATGCTGAGGTCAGTAATGAGGCTGAGTTTCCTACTAAATATGATGAAGAAATGGGTGATGAACCAACACTTCCAGAAGTGGAGACAGACAGACCTGATGTTTTCACACTGGACTTGCTGAAGAAGTCTGATGAGGTGCAGTTGGGAAACACTCAGAATGCTGAAAAAGAAGCTGATGATAAAAGTGCAGTGGATGAGTGGCAAGACATCAGTTTG GAAGAACTAGAAGAATTAGAAAAGGACCTTTCTGCTGAGCAGAATATGCTTCAGTctcaaaaacagcagcaggaacgTGTTGCTGCTTCTGTAACAGGACAGATGTTCTTGGAAAGCCAG GAGCTCCTCCGTCTGTTTGGCATTCCATATATCGAAGCTCCGATGGAGGCAGAGGCACAGTGTGCCATATTGGACCTTACTGATCAGACCTCTGGGACAATCACTGATGACAGTGatgtttggttgtttggtgCACGACATGTttataaaaatttcttcagtcaGAACAAATATGTAGAATATTATCAGTATGCTGACTTTCAGAACGAGCTAG gattggATAGAAGCAAGCTAATTAATTTGGCATACTTGCTTGGAAGTGACTACACTGAGGGCATCCCAAATGTTGGCTTTGTAACAGCGATGgagattttaaatgaatttcCTGGGCATGGCTTGGAACCTCTCTTAAAATTTGC tgaGTGGTGGAATGAGGCTCAGAAGAGTAAGAAAGCGAAGCCTAATCCACATGACACCAAAGTCAAGAAGAAACTGCGGGAGCTACAGCTTTATTCAGGTTTCCCAAATCCAGCAGTGGCAGAAGCATACCTGAAGCCTGTGGTGGATGAGTCAAGGGGTTCATTCACCTGGGGAAGGCCCAATGTAGAGCAGATCAGAGA ATTCTGCAAGGATCACTTTGGCTGGACTAGGACGAAGATAGATGGAATCCTTTTGCCTGTGATCAAACAGCTGAACTTGCAGCAG ACTCAGCTTCGAATAGATTCATTCTTCAGACTAGAACAGCATGAGAAACAAGCTATTAAAAGTCAGAGACTGCGCAGAGCTGTGACTTGtctgaagagaaaggaaaaggaagcagatgATGAAATTCAGGAGGCCACCGCTGTCATGGAGCTGGAACTTAAACagcctgggaaaaagaaaggggaaggtACCACAGGTGGTGCAAATCAAGCTGCAGCAACAAAAGTACAGAGcggaaagagaagaaaacattcagattccagaaaagaatttttatatGGAGGTGGTTTTGTTGGAAATTTGCATCTTTCAGAAACTTCTAGTGACTCCTCAGTGGAGGAATCCGAAGGCAGAGGTTTAGGCAAgagcaaaaggaggaaaaacatgTCTGCAACAGAGACAGCAGaccataaagagaaaaaaaggtgcAGTAGCTCAAGTGGTGAGGATGAAGACCTGGGAAATGTAGTCATGGTGACTGCCAAACCTGTGtttgaaggcagaaaaaagaaatcacgAAGCAAGAGaggaataagaaagaaaatgtcttaa